In Gracilibacillus salitolerans, the sequence AGTGCCGAACGTAGGAGTCACTGGTTATGAAGCAGATGACTGTATAGGCACACTAACTAAACAACTTCAAAAAGATCATCAAGTAACAGTCGTAACTGGCGATCATGACTTATTACAATTAGTGGATGACAATATTAATATAGCAATTATGAAAAAGGGACAAGGTAATTACGACGTGTTTCATGCTGATAATTTTTATGAGAAGAAGGGATTAACTCCTAAACAAATTATCGATCTAAAAGGATTGATGGGAGACTCATCTGATAATTATCCAGGTGTTAAAGGTGTAGGAGAGAAAACAGCATTAAAATTATTAATGCAATATGAAACAATCGATAACTTGTTAGCAGATAAAGAGAATTTAACTAAAGGTATGCAGAAAAAATTGGATCAATATGCAGAGGATTTAGCAATCTCTCGAAAACTAGCAGCTATTCATACTGAAGTTCCGTTGACTTTTTCTGTAGAAACGGCAGTATGGAACAATGACTTGACGAATATCCGTACGTATTTAATCGATGAGTTAGAATTTCAAAATCCTGGACGTTGGTTGGATAAATTATGGGAAAAAGCAACGGGATAAAACCTCGAAAATATACAATTAGCAGAGCTAGCCTTGAGGCTAGCTCTTTTCTATATGAATTTTTTTATTGAAACCTTTGTAGGATTGAGAAGAATTCCTTTATAAATTCATAGAATACTTGTTCAGATGGTGCAAGTTTTCTGTTCTTGGGAATTATAATCCCAACGGTACGTTTTAACTCTGGATTTTGAATCGCGACTTTCGCACTGTAGTATGGATTTAAATCATTAAATGCACTTTCTGGTAATAATGTAATTCCAATACCTGCTGCGACTAACCCCTTTATTGCGTCTAAATCTTCCCCTTGAGATGACACATTTGGTGTAAACCCAGCTTGTTTACAGCCATCAATAACGAGTTGGTGTAGTACATAACCTTCCGGGAATAATACGAATGTCTCATCATGTAAATCGCGTAAATTCACACTGCTCTGTTCAGCTAATGGATGTGAATTTGGCACTAATGCATAAAAATTTTCTGTAAATAAGATATCTCCTAAAATATCAGGATGCTCTGTCGGAACAGGACCTAAAAATGCAACATCAATTTCACGGTTTTCTACCGATTCAATTAAAAAATTATAAGAACCTTGTCTTAATTGAAAAGCGATTTTAGGGTGCTTCTTCTTAAATTCCGAAACTACTGTAGGTAACAAATTACTTGCTAAACTGGTTGGAAAACCAATTTTTATCGAACCTCTTTCGGGATCGATGTATTCATCGATTTGTTTCTTTGCATGATCAATTGCTTTTAATGCCGTTTTGGTATGAGTTAGAAATATCCGCCCTATATGGGTTAAACGTACATTTCTACCTTCTCTTTCAAATAATTCAACACCAAGCTCGGCTTCTAGGTTAGCTATTTGTCTACTAATTGCAGACTGGGCCACATGCAATTCTGCTGCCGCATCTGAGACGTGTTCACGCTCTGCAACCTCAACAAAATAACGTAATTGACGTAATTCCACTCGTTTCACCTCATGATATATATCAGAATTAGAACAATGTTATATTTATTATATATTGTTTAGATCAATAAGAAAACTTACAATAGTAATAGACACCTTAAAAGTATATTGAATGGGGGCGACATATATGACGTATCGTGACTTACCTAGTGCCCAAGGGTTATACAATCCAGACTTTGAACATGACGCTTGTGGTATTGGATTATATGCGCATATAAAAGGGAAACAAACACACGAGATC encodes:
- a CDS encoding 5'-3' exonuclease, which translates into the protein MTDRSHVLIVDGMALLFRGFFATAFTGNFMVNSKGIPRNGLFGFLNYFTNSVETFQPTHVICCWDMGSQTFRNELYEGYKSNRDAPPEELVPQFDLAKDIVTAFQVPNVGVTGYEADDCIGTLTKQLQKDHQVTVVTGDHDLLQLVDDNINIAIMKKGQGNYDVFHADNFYEKKGLTPKQIIDLKGLMGDSSDNYPGVKGVGEKTALKLLMQYETIDNLLADKENLTKGMQKKLDQYAEDLAISRKLAAIHTEVPLTFSVETAVWNNDLTNIRTYLIDELEFQNPGRWLDKLWEKATG
- a CDS encoding LysR family transcriptional regulator; amino-acid sequence: MELRQLRYFVEVAEREHVSDAAAELHVAQSAISRQIANLEAELGVELFEREGRNVRLTHIGRIFLTHTKTALKAIDHAKKQIDEYIDPERGSIKIGFPTSLASNLLPTVVSEFKKKHPKIAFQLRQGSYNFLIESVENREIDVAFLGPVPTEHPDILGDILFTENFYALVPNSHPLAEQSSVNLRDLHDETFVLFPEGYVLHQLVIDGCKQAGFTPNVSSQGEDLDAIKGLVAAGIGITLLPESAFNDLNPYYSAKVAIQNPELKRTVGIIIPKNRKLAPSEQVFYEFIKEFFSILQRFQ